Proteins from a single region of Allocatelliglobosispora scoriae:
- a CDS encoding PDGLE domain-containing protein → MRGSARPVVIAGLVAALALAGGVSYFASSAPDGLDATTLRGCTLNDAGEIIGGTCMAQSAQDHEFGGGFLADYGINGIDGTVGIAGVIGVLLTFAVGLGIAWTIRRRRAHAALPSTPVGG, encoded by the coding sequence GTGCGGGGCTCCGCCCGGCCGGTCGTCATCGCCGGGCTCGTCGCCGCGCTGGCGCTCGCGGGCGGGGTCAGCTACTTCGCCTCCTCGGCACCGGACGGGCTCGACGCCACCACGCTGCGCGGCTGCACGCTCAACGACGCGGGCGAGATCATCGGCGGCACCTGCATGGCCCAGTCGGCGCAGGACCACGAGTTCGGCGGCGGCTTCCTCGCCGATTACGGCATCAACGGGATCGACGGCACGGTCGGCATCGCCGGGGTGATCGGCGTGCTGCTCACCTTCGCCGTCGGCCTCGGCATCGCCTGGACGATCCGGCGCCGCCGGGCCCACGCGGCCCTGCCGAGCACCCCGGTCGGCGGCTGA
- the cbiQ gene encoding cobalt ECF transporter T component CbiQ, which produces MGAGHLHPMFVHRHSPVHHLAPEAKVVAAVLCTIVVVATPRTALWAFAGYAVLIAAIAVLARIPAGWLARRSMIELPFVLTAVLLPFLTAGPTVRVLGMDLAVDGLWAGWNILVKGALGVLIALLLAATTLPRDLIIGLDRLRAPTAITQIALFMLRYLDVLADEAKRMRIARISRLDDPRFLWQLRGFAAGIGTLFLRAFERGERVYLAMKSRGYTGRMPAALHADGTATARQWMAAAIPPVAAAAIMVCGRLYA; this is translated from the coding sequence ATGGGAGCGGGGCACCTCCACCCGATGTTCGTGCACCGGCACTCGCCGGTGCACCACCTCGCACCCGAGGCGAAGGTGGTCGCGGCGGTGCTCTGCACCATCGTCGTGGTGGCGACCCCGCGGACGGCGCTCTGGGCGTTCGCGGGTTACGCCGTGCTCATCGCCGCCATCGCGGTGCTGGCGCGGATCCCGGCCGGGTGGCTGGCGCGGCGCAGCATGATCGAGCTGCCGTTCGTGCTGACGGCGGTGCTGCTGCCGTTCCTGACGGCCGGGCCGACGGTGCGGGTGCTCGGCATGGACCTGGCGGTCGACGGGCTCTGGGCGGGGTGGAACATCCTGGTGAAGGGTGCGCTGGGCGTACTCATCGCGTTGTTGCTCGCCGCGACCACCCTGCCGCGTGACCTGATCATCGGCCTGGACCGGCTGCGGGCCCCGACCGCGATCACCCAGATCGCCCTGTTCATGCTGCGCTACCTCGACGTGCTCGCCGACGAGGCGAAGCGGATGCGGATCGCGCGGATCTCGCGCCTCGACGACCCGCGCTTCCTGTGGCAGCTGCGCGGATTCGCGGCCGGGATCGGCACCCTCTTCCTGCGCGCCTTCGAGCGCGGCGAGCGCGTCTACCTCGCGATGAAGTCGCGCGGCTACACCGGCAGGATGCCCGCCGCGCTGCACGCCGACGGCACCGCGACGGCGCGGCAGTGGATGGCCGCGGCGATCCCGCCGGTCGCCGCCGCGGCGATCATGGTGTGCGGCAGGCTGTACGCATGA
- a CDS encoding energy-coupling factor ABC transporter ATP-binding protein, protein MTALQLTDVRYAYPDGHRALHGVDLQIAEGERVALLGPNGAGKTTLVLHLNGILPTPNLPGATGTVRIGDTVVNPRDRAGLAEVRRRVGLVFQDPDDQLFLPTVREDVAFGPANLGLKGAELDARVTEALEAVGMTEMRDRAPHHLSLGQRRRVAVATVLAMRPDLLVLDEPSSNMDPQARRELAEILLALPTTMLMVTHDLPYALQLCPRSVILDGGVVVADGPTRELLADPELLARHRLELPFGFTVTA, encoded by the coding sequence ATGACCGCGCTCCAGCTCACCGACGTCCGGTACGCCTACCCCGACGGCCACCGTGCCCTGCACGGGGTCGACCTGCAGATCGCCGAGGGCGAGCGGGTGGCGCTGCTCGGCCCCAACGGCGCGGGCAAGACCACGCTGGTGCTGCACCTCAACGGCATCCTGCCGACGCCCAACCTGCCCGGCGCCACCGGCACCGTGCGGATCGGCGACACCGTCGTCAACCCGCGCGACCGGGCCGGGCTCGCCGAGGTGCGCCGCCGGGTCGGCCTCGTCTTCCAGGACCCCGACGACCAGCTCTTCCTGCCGACCGTGCGGGAGGACGTCGCGTTCGGCCCGGCCAACCTGGGGCTCAAGGGCGCCGAGCTGGACGCGCGGGTCACCGAGGCGCTGGAGGCCGTCGGCATGACCGAGATGCGCGACCGCGCGCCGCACCACCTCTCGCTCGGGCAGCGACGGCGGGTGGCGGTCGCGACGGTGCTCGCGATGCGCCCCGACCTGCTCGTGCTCGACGAGCCATCGTCCAACATGGACCCGCAGGCGCGCCGGGAACTCGCCGAGATCCTGCTCGCGCTGCCGACGACGATGCTGATGGTCACCCACGACCTGCCCTACGCGCTGCAGCTCTGCCCGCGCTCGGTGATCCTCGACGGCGGCGTGGTGGTGGCCGACGGCCCGACCCGTGAGCTGCTCGCCGACCCGGAGCTGCTGGCGCGGCATCGGCTGGAACTCCCGTTCGGCTTCACGGTCACTGCCTGA
- the def gene encoding peptide deformylase, with product MTVQPIRYFGDPVLRTPADPVTTFDKELRRLVRDLTETMQEAGGAGLAAPQLGVGLRVFTFDIDDVVGHLVNPVLEFPDDEEQDGQEGCLSLPGLYYDTKRRQNVIARGFHESGDPVQIVGAGLMSRCIQHETDHLDGVIFIDRLDNTGRKQALKDIRRAEWYDPTNTRVKVSPHVTGPLGLGL from the coding sequence GTGACCGTCCAGCCCATCCGCTACTTCGGGGACCCGGTGCTGCGGACCCCCGCAGATCCGGTGACGACCTTTGACAAGGAGCTGCGGCGGCTGGTGAGGGACCTGACCGAGACGATGCAGGAGGCGGGCGGTGCGGGACTCGCCGCGCCGCAGCTCGGCGTCGGCTTGCGGGTCTTCACCTTCGACATCGACGACGTCGTCGGCCACCTCGTCAATCCGGTGCTGGAGTTCCCGGACGACGAGGAGCAGGACGGCCAGGAGGGGTGCCTGTCGCTGCCGGGGCTGTATTACGACACCAAGCGCCGGCAGAACGTCATCGCCCGAGGCTTCCACGAGTCCGGCGACCCCGTGCAGATCGTCGGCGCCGGCCTGATGTCGCGCTGCATCCAGCACGAGACCGACCACCTCGACGGCGTGATCTTCATCGACCGCCTCGACAACACCGGCCGCAAGCAGGCCCTCAAGGACATCCGCCGCGCCGAGTGGTACGACCCGACCAACACCCGGGTCAAGGTCAGTCCGCACGTGACCGGCCCGCTGGGGCTGGGCCTGTGA
- the fmt gene encoding methionyl-tRNA formyltransferase, giving the protein MRIIFAGTPEVALPSLEAVAASGHELLAVVTRPDAPAGRGRHAARSPVAAWADEHGIEVLTPAKPRDEDFLVRLTELDVDCVPVVAYGALVPPVALEIPVHGWVNLHFSLLPAWRGAAPVQHAVWHGDEVTGASVFQLEAGLDTGPVFGTLTEVIRPTDTSGDLLARLAVDGAGLLVDVLNAIEDGSVRAVAQPADGVSLAPKITVEDAAVRWGDPAFAVDRRVRAMTPFPGAWSTFRGERIKLGPVSIVPDGPRLEPGDLLVEKTRVLAGTATDPVALGEVRAAGKKPMSAVDWARGVRPTSGERMTGEHPA; this is encoded by the coding sequence GTGAGAATCATCTTCGCGGGTACGCCGGAGGTCGCCCTCCCGTCGCTGGAGGCCGTCGCCGCCTCGGGCCACGAGCTGCTCGCCGTCGTGACCAGGCCCGACGCGCCGGCCGGCCGGGGTCGGCACGCTGCCCGGTCACCGGTCGCCGCCTGGGCCGACGAGCACGGGATCGAGGTCCTGACCCCGGCGAAGCCCCGCGACGAGGACTTCCTGGTCCGGCTCACCGAGCTCGACGTCGACTGCGTACCCGTCGTCGCCTACGGCGCGCTGGTGCCGCCGGTGGCGCTGGAGATCCCCGTGCACGGCTGGGTGAACCTGCACTTCTCGCTGCTGCCCGCGTGGCGCGGCGCGGCACCCGTGCAGCACGCCGTCTGGCACGGCGACGAGGTGACCGGCGCCTCGGTCTTCCAGCTCGAGGCCGGTCTCGACACCGGTCCGGTCTTCGGCACCCTGACCGAGGTGATCCGCCCGACCGACACCTCCGGCGACCTGCTCGCGCGGCTCGCGGTCGACGGTGCCGGGCTCCTCGTCGACGTGCTCAACGCGATCGAGGACGGTTCGGTCCGCGCGGTGGCGCAGCCCGCCGACGGGGTCAGCCTCGCCCCGAAGATCACCGTGGAGGACGCGGCGGTCCGCTGGGGCGACCCGGCGTTCGCCGTGGACCGGCGGGTGCGCGCGATGACCCCGTTCCCGGGGGCGTGGAGCACGTTCCGGGGTGAGCGGATCAAGCTCGGCCCCGTCTCGATCGTCCCCGACGGTCCCCGGCTCGAACCGGGTGACCTGCTGGTGGAGAAGACTCGGGTGCTCGCCGGGACGGCGACGGACCCCGTCGCGCTCGGTGAGGTGAGGGCGGCCGGCAAGAAGCCGATGTCCGCCGTGGACTGGGCGCGCGGTGTGCGGCCGACGTCAGGTGAACGCATGACAGGGGAACATCCAGCATGA
- a CDS encoding RsmB/NOP family class I SAM-dependent RNA methyltransferase, with product MSERQGGFRSGTARERGGRSDRGGGDRPRGGRPPFDPARSAAYEALLATHRDDAYANIVLPALLRDRGVTGRDAAFATELTYGTLRHLGTLDAIISAAADRDVSRIDPPARDSLRLGAYQVLFTRVPPHAAVAATVDMVHAVAPQAAGFANAVMRRITEQDTDTWIAEVSPKAEDDAIGHLSISLSHPQWIVRAFSEALGGDMGETARLLAEDNERPPVHLCARPGLEDAVDLAEQVGGLPGAFSPYAVYLSGGSPGDIEAIRDGRAHVQDEGSQLVAAALAAAPLDGSDERWLDLCAGPGGKAGLLGALAALRGASVTAVEIAEHRARLVELATRRLPVTTIVADGRDVGDNPALPEGGFDRVLVDAPCSGLGSLRRRPESRWRRKPSDLPPLTKLQRELLGAAFRAVRPGGVVAYVTCSPHVVETQVSVVEAARRSSIQMDFVDARELLPPGMPGLGAGPTVQLWPHRHGTDAMFLAVLRRGNE from the coding sequence ATGAGCGAACGACAGGGCGGCTTCCGCTCCGGCACGGCCCGCGAGCGCGGTGGCCGATCTGATCGGGGCGGAGGCGATCGGCCGAGGGGTGGACGTCCGCCCTTCGACCCGGCCCGGTCGGCAGCCTACGAGGCCCTGCTCGCCACGCACCGCGACGACGCGTACGCCAACATCGTCCTGCCCGCGCTGCTGCGCGACCGCGGAGTGACCGGCCGGGACGCGGCCTTCGCGACCGAGCTCACCTATGGCACGCTGCGCCACCTCGGCACCCTCGACGCGATCATCTCCGCCGCCGCCGACCGCGATGTCAGCCGGATCGACCCGCCCGCGCGGGACTCGCTGCGACTCGGCGCCTACCAGGTGCTCTTCACCCGGGTTCCGCCGCACGCCGCCGTCGCCGCGACCGTGGACATGGTGCATGCGGTCGCGCCGCAGGCGGCGGGCTTCGCCAACGCGGTGATGCGCCGCATCACGGAGCAGGACACCGACACCTGGATCGCCGAGGTCTCGCCGAAGGCCGAGGACGACGCGATCGGCCACCTCTCCATCAGCCTGAGCCATCCACAGTGGATCGTTCGGGCGTTCTCGGAGGCCCTCGGCGGCGACATGGGCGAGACGGCCCGGCTGCTCGCCGAGGACAACGAGCGCCCGCCGGTGCACCTGTGCGCCCGGCCCGGCCTCGAGGACGCCGTCGACCTCGCCGAGCAGGTCGGCGGTCTGCCCGGCGCCTTCTCCCCCTACGCCGTCTACCTGTCCGGCGGCTCGCCCGGCGACATCGAGGCGATCCGCGACGGCCGCGCGCACGTGCAGGACGAGGGCTCGCAGCTCGTCGCCGCGGCTCTCGCCGCCGCCCCGCTGGACGGCTCCGACGAGCGGTGGCTCGACCTCTGCGCCGGTCCCGGCGGCAAGGCCGGCCTGCTCGGGGCCCTCGCCGCCCTGCGCGGCGCGTCCGTCACCGCCGTCGAGATCGCCGAGCACCGGGCCCGCCTCGTCGAGCTCGCGACCCGGCGGCTGCCCGTCACCACGATCGTCGCCGACGGGCGCGATGTCGGCGACAACCCGGCCCTGCCCGAGGGCGGCTTCGACCGGGTCCTCGTCGACGCGCCCTGCTCGGGTCTCGGCTCGCTGCGGCGCCGCCCCGAGTCGCGCTGGCGCCGCAAGCCCAGCGACCTGCCGCCGCTCACCAAGCTGCAGCGGGAGCTGCTCGGCGCCGCGTTCCGGGCGGTCCGCCCCGGTGGCGTCGTCGCCTATGTCACCTGCTCGCCGCATGTCGTCGAGACGCAGGTCAGCGTCGTGGAGGCAGCCCGGCGCAGCTCGATCCAGATGGACTTCGTCGACGCCCGTGAGCTGCTGCCGCCGGGTATGCCCGGCCTCGGTGCCGGGCCGACGGTGCAGCTGTGGCCGCACCGGCATGGCACCGACGCCATGTTTCTGGCCGTGTTGAGAAGGGGTAACGAATGA
- the rpe gene encoding ribulose-phosphate 3-epimerase, with translation MSVIIAPSLLAADFAHLADAAAAVHGAADWLHVDVMDNHFVPNLTIGLPVVTSLRRATDLPFDVHLMIEAPERWAPGYAEAGAYNVTFHAEAAEDPVELAKTLRGLGAKAGLAIDKDTLLDPYLDLLPHFDTLLIMTIKAGFGGQAFVPELLDKVRAARRHIASGHLDIRLEVDGGVSMDTIAAAAEAGADAFVAGTAVYGAADPAAACRALRALAESI, from the coding sequence ATGAGCGTGATCATCGCTCCCAGCCTGCTCGCCGCCGACTTCGCGCACCTCGCCGACGCGGCGGCCGCGGTGCACGGCGCGGCCGACTGGCTGCACGTGGACGTCATGGACAACCACTTCGTCCCCAACCTGACGATCGGGCTGCCCGTCGTCACCAGCCTGCGGCGCGCGACGGACCTGCCGTTCGACGTGCACCTGATGATCGAGGCGCCCGAGCGCTGGGCTCCGGGTTATGCCGAGGCGGGCGCCTACAACGTCACCTTCCACGCGGAGGCAGCCGAGGACCCGGTGGAGCTGGCGAAGACGCTGCGCGGACTGGGTGCCAAGGCCGGGTTGGCGATCGACAAGGACACGCTGCTCGACCCGTACCTGGATCTGCTGCCGCACTTCGACACGCTGCTGATCATGACGATCAAGGCCGGGTTCGGTGGCCAGGCGTTCGTACCGGAGCTGCTGGACAAGGTCCGCGCTGCTCGGCGGCACATCGCTTCGGGGCATCTGGACATTCGGCTGGAGGTGGACGGGGGAGTGTCGATGGACACCATCGCGGCTGCCGCTGAGGCCGGGGCGGATGCCTTCGTGGCCGGGACCGCTGTCTACGGTGCCGCGGATCCGGCTGCTGCCTGTCGTGCGCTGCGTGCTCTTGCTGAGTCGATCTGA
- a CDS encoding response regulator: protein MTAEGYGPTPSGGEAEVILVVDDDADIVRFVRVNLKLQGFGVVTAVDAVEALAAIEERRPDLALIDLSMPGMDGIELTRLLRADPMTSALPIIMLTARATVADKVLGLTAGADDYLVKPFDTLELIARVRSTLRRNREFREVSPLTGLPGNNRILREITDRVHSGADYAVCYFDIDRFKSVNDAYGFARGDEFIAALARSLHRAVAEAGLPPAFLGHVGGDDFVLVLAPHQVRPTTTRAVTLFEAAADELYDPVDAQRGYLEMVDRRNQSYRVNLVTLSIGVALSTSRPFADPREVIAAASEMKTVAKRQPGSYVAVDKRSDVGSDSGAYPTVPAQRLAAAVEPAPVEQQTDV, encoded by the coding sequence TTGACGGCAGAGGGGTACGGCCCAACGCCTTCCGGTGGTGAGGCGGAAGTCATCCTCGTGGTGGATGACGATGCCGATATTGTGCGGTTTGTTCGGGTCAATTTGAAGCTGCAGGGGTTCGGGGTCGTGACCGCGGTGGACGCGGTGGAGGCGCTGGCGGCGATCGAGGAGCGGCGGCCCGACCTGGCGCTGATCGATCTGTCGATGCCGGGGATGGACGGGATCGAGCTGACGCGGCTGCTGCGGGCCGATCCGATGACGAGCGCGCTGCCGATCATCATGCTGACCGCGCGGGCCACCGTCGCCGACAAGGTGCTGGGGCTGACGGCGGGGGCCGATGACTACCTGGTCAAGCCGTTCGACACGCTGGAGCTGATCGCTCGCGTGCGGTCGACGCTGCGGCGCAACCGGGAGTTCCGGGAGGTGTCGCCGCTGACCGGGCTGCCGGGCAACAACCGGATCCTGCGCGAGATCACCGATCGGGTGCACAGCGGCGCCGACTACGCGGTCTGCTACTTCGACATCGACCGGTTCAAGAGCGTCAACGACGCATACGGGTTCGCGCGCGGCGACGAGTTCATCGCGGCGCTGGCCCGGTCGCTGCACCGGGCGGTCGCCGAGGCGGGGCTGCCACCGGCGTTCCTCGGCCACGTCGGCGGCGACGACTTCGTGCTCGTGCTCGCGCCGCACCAGGTGCGCCCGACCACGACCCGCGCGGTCACCCTCTTCGAGGCCGCCGCCGACGAGCTCTACGACCCGGTCGACGCGCAGCGCGGCTACCTGGAGATGGTCGACCGCCGCAACCAGAGCTACCGGGTCAACCTCGTCACGCTCTCCATCGGCGTCGCGCTCTCCACCAGCCGTCCCTTCGCCGATCCTCGAGAGGTGATCGCGGCCGCCTCGGAGATGAAGACCGTGGCGAAACGCCAACCGGGGTCCTACGTCGCGGTCGACAAGCGCTCCGATGTCGGCAGCGACTCGGGCGCCTACCCGACAGTTCCAGCACAGCGGCTCGCCGCCGCCGTGGAGCCCGCGCCCGTGGAGCAGCAGACCGACGTGTGA
- the ribD gene encoding bifunctional diaminohydroxyphosphoribosylaminopyrimidine deaminase/5-amino-6-(5-phosphoribosylamino)uracil reductase RibD has translation MTEATSAELAAMARAIELAARGLGTTSPNPVVGCVILNAAGEVVGEGFHAYAGGPHAEIVALAQAGERAKGGTAVVTLEPCNHTGRTGPCAQALINAGVIRVVLAVSDPNPAATGGADTLRAAGVQVITGVREAEATKGNIAWLSAVRRGRPYLIWKFASTIDGRSAAADGTSMWITSEASRMDVHALRGTVDAIIVGVGTVLADDSRLTARNLRDGSLAIRQPMRVVVDSDGRTPLGAKVRDGAAPTWIATAAEVGVDATGKVDLVVLMTELYARGVRSALLEGGPTLAGAFLSAGLVDKIVGYIAPKLLGAGPAALLGAGVKTITDAIELDVTDVDKVGPDLRITAVPKREN, from the coding sequence ATGACGGAGGCCACCTCAGCAGAGCTCGCGGCGATGGCGCGCGCGATCGAACTCGCGGCGCGCGGGCTCGGCACGACCAGCCCCAATCCGGTCGTCGGCTGCGTGATCCTCAACGCGGCCGGCGAGGTCGTCGGAGAGGGCTTCCACGCCTACGCGGGAGGTCCGCACGCGGAGATCGTCGCGCTGGCCCAGGCGGGTGAGCGGGCCAAGGGCGGCACCGCGGTCGTCACCCTCGAACCCTGCAACCACACCGGCCGCACCGGCCCCTGCGCGCAGGCGCTGATCAACGCCGGGGTGATCCGGGTGGTCCTCGCGGTGAGCGATCCCAATCCGGCCGCGACGGGCGGTGCCGACACGCTGCGGGCCGCGGGGGTCCAGGTCATCACGGGGGTACGCGAGGCCGAGGCCACCAAGGGCAACATCGCGTGGCTCTCCGCCGTGCGCCGGGGGCGGCCCTATCTGATCTGGAAGTTCGCCTCCACCATCGACGGGCGTTCGGCGGCCGCCGACGGCACCAGCATGTGGATCACCTCCGAGGCGTCCCGGATGGACGTGCACGCGCTGCGCGGCACGGTCGACGCGATCATCGTGGGCGTGGGCACCGTGCTCGCCGACGACTCCCGCCTGACGGCTCGCAATCTGCGCGACGGCAGCCTCGCCATCCGGCAGCCGATGCGGGTCGTCGTCGACTCGGACGGGCGTACCCCCCTGGGGGCGAAGGTGCGCGACGGCGCGGCACCGACGTGGATCGCGACCGCGGCCGAGGTCGGCGTGGACGCGACCGGCAAGGTCGACCTGGTCGTGCTGATGACCGAGCTCTACGCGCGCGGCGTGCGATCCGCCCTGCTGGAGGGCGGTCCGACGCTCGCGGGCGCCTTCCTGTCGGCCGGGCTCGTCGACAAGATCGTCGGGTACATCGCCCCCAAACTGTTGGGCGCCGGTCCCGCCGCGCTTCTCGGCGCAGGTGTGAAGACAATCACTGACGCGATCGAACTTGATGTCACAGATGTTGACAAGGTTGGTCCCGATCTGCGAATCACCGCCGTGCCCAAGAGGGAGAATTGA
- a CDS encoding riboflavin synthase, with protein MFTGIIEELGEITELSWKGEGAVLAVRGPIVASDARHGDSIAVNGVCLTVVTTDGESFTVDVMKESFDRSSLAQLTPGSRVNLERAAKVGDRLGGHIVQGHVDGVATITAREPGDLWEIVRFTLPPDLARYAVEKGSITVDGISLTITEISADHFSVSLIPTTLEVTTLGRKAVGDLVNIEVDVVAKYVERLVTPHTDRLAGGAR; from the coding sequence GTGTTTACCGGCATCATCGAGGAGCTCGGTGAGATCACGGAGCTGTCCTGGAAGGGCGAGGGCGCGGTCCTCGCGGTCCGCGGCCCGATCGTCGCCTCCGACGCCCGCCACGGCGACTCGATCGCCGTCAACGGGGTCTGCCTCACGGTGGTGACGACCGACGGCGAGTCCTTCACCGTCGACGTGATGAAGGAGTCCTTCGACCGCAGCAGCCTCGCCCAGCTCACCCCCGGCAGCCGGGTCAACCTGGAGCGCGCCGCCAAGGTCGGCGACCGGCTCGGCGGGCACATCGTGCAGGGCCACGTCGACGGCGTCGCCACGATCACCGCGCGCGAGCCGGGAGATCTGTGGGAGATCGTCCGGTTCACCCTCCCGCCCGACCTCGCTCGCTACGCGGTCGAGAAGGGCTCGATCACCGTCGACGGCATTTCGCTGACGATCACCGAAATCTCCGCGGACCACTTCTCCGTGAGCCTGATCCCGACCACACTGGAAGTCACGACGCTCGGCCGCAAAGCCGTCGGCGACCTCGTCAACATCGAGGTCGACGTGGTCGCGAAATATGTCGAACGCCTGGTCACGCCGCACACGGATCGACTTGCAGGGGGAGCCCGATGA
- a CDS encoding bifunctional 3,4-dihydroxy-2-butanone-4-phosphate synthase/GTP cyclohydrolase II, translating into MTSMSTIETAIADIKAGRAVVVVDDEDRENEGDLIFAAELATPELMAFTVRYTSGFICAPVTEEDANRLELPPMWHTNQDRRGTAYTVTVDAREGITTGISAAERAHTIRLLADPATKPSDLSRPGHVVPLRAKTGGVLRRPGHTEAAIDLAVLAGLRPAGVLCELVNDDGTMMRLPQLTAFAEEHGLALISIADLIEYRRRTERIVQRVVAARLPTAFGVFTAVGYRATHDGTENIALVLGAGPDGTFADGEDVLVRVHSECLTGDVFSSLRCDCGPQLEAALERVAQEGKGVVLYMRGHEGRGIGLLHKLQAYQLQDGGRDTVDANLDLGLPADARDYGTGAQILHDLGVRTMRLLTNNPAKRAGLEGYGLSVVGREALPIREHPENRRYLETKRDRMGHLLELDDHTEGVA; encoded by the coding sequence ATGACATCCATGTCGACGATCGAGACCGCGATCGCGGACATCAAGGCCGGTCGGGCCGTCGTCGTCGTCGACGACGAGGACCGCGAGAACGAGGGCGACCTGATCTTCGCCGCCGAGCTCGCGACCCCGGAGCTGATGGCGTTCACCGTGCGCTACACCTCCGGCTTCATCTGCGCCCCGGTCACCGAGGAGGACGCCAACCGGCTGGAGCTGCCGCCGATGTGGCACACCAACCAGGACCGGCGCGGCACCGCCTACACGGTGACCGTGGACGCCCGGGAGGGCATCACCACCGGCATCTCCGCCGCCGAGCGGGCGCACACGATCCGGCTGCTCGCCGACCCCGCGACCAAGCCCAGCGACCTGTCGCGCCCCGGCCACGTCGTGCCGCTGCGGGCCAAGACCGGTGGCGTGCTGCGCCGCCCCGGGCACACCGAGGCCGCGATCGACCTCGCCGTGCTCGCCGGGCTGCGCCCCGCCGGTGTGCTCTGCGAGCTCGTCAACGACGACGGCACGATGATGCGCCTGCCGCAGCTCACGGCCTTCGCCGAGGAGCACGGGCTCGCCCTGATCTCCATCGCCGACCTGATCGAATACCGCCGCCGCACCGAGCGCATCGTCCAGCGCGTCGTCGCGGCGCGGCTCCCCACCGCCTTCGGCGTCTTCACCGCCGTCGGCTACCGGGCCACCCACGACGGCACGGAGAATATCGCCCTCGTGCTCGGCGCCGGTCCCGACGGCACCTTCGCCGACGGCGAGGACGTGCTGGTCCGGGTGCACTCCGAGTGCCTCACCGGCGATGTCTTCTCCTCGCTGCGCTGCGATTGCGGTCCGCAGCTGGAGGCGGCCCTGGAGCGCGTCGCCCAGGAGGGCAAGGGTGTTGTCCTCTACATGCGAGGACACGAGGGACGCGGCATCGGGCTGCTCCACAAGCTGCAGGCCTACCAGCTCCAGGACGGCGGGCGCGACACCGTCGACGCCAACCTCGACCTGGGCCTGCCCGCCGACGCCCGCGACTACGGCACCGGCGCGCAGATCCTGCACGACCTGGGCGTCCGCACGATGCGCCTGCTCACCAACAACCCGGCCAAGCGCGCGGGGCTGGAGGGCTACGGCCTGTCCGTCGTCGGCCGCGAAGCCCTGCCGATCCGGGAGCACCCGGAGAACCGCCGCTACCTGGAGACGAAGCGGGACCGGATGGGGCACCTGCTCGAGCTCGACGACCACACGGAAGGGGTGGCCTGA
- the ribH gene encoding 6,7-dimethyl-8-ribityllumazine synthase, producing MAGQGAPQLEPVDATGLTLGIVATRWHAELVEQMLDRAQAAAKACGVERVTVLRVAGSVELPVVAQALARANDAVVALGVVIRGETAHFEYVSQSVTDGLTRIALDLSTPVAHGVLTVDTVAQAVARVGLPDSPEDKGWEAVIAALDAALAIRSV from the coding sequence ATGGCCGGCCAAGGTGCACCTCAGCTGGAGCCCGTCGACGCGACCGGGCTCACCCTCGGCATCGTCGCGACCCGCTGGCACGCCGAGCTCGTCGAGCAGATGCTCGACCGGGCCCAGGCCGCCGCGAAGGCGTGCGGGGTCGAGCGGGTCACGGTCCTGCGGGTCGCGGGCTCCGTCGAGCTGCCCGTCGTGGCACAGGCCCTGGCCAGGGCGAATGACGCGGTCGTCGCGCTCGGCGTGGTGATCCGGGGCGAGACGGCCCACTTCGAATATGTGAGCCAGTCCGTCACCGACGGCCTGACCCGGATCGCGCTGGACCTGTCGACCCCGGTCGCGCACGGCGTGCTCACCGTCGACACGGTCGCCCAGGCGGTGGCCCGGGTCGGTCTGCCCGACTCGCCGGAGGACAAGGGCTGGGAGGCGGTCATCGCCGCCCTCGACGCCGCCCTCGCCATCCGCTCCGTCTGA